The following proteins are encoded in a genomic region of Oncorhynchus kisutch isolate 150728-3 linkage group LG18, Okis_V2, whole genome shotgun sequence:
- the dhx34 gene encoding putative ATP-dependent RNA helicase DHX34 — protein MSERRRDSRSWDWDNPQCRAQMDQIFFRRHDYIQNGTTEHKEFWNFFDRFQRFKTKKDMSGGSRKEDMEEGRDRKKTVDLGLPKEYDARYRINVSVCTKDTEERLETGRSDQRHRHSSSGPGSQEIADCRLALLHFLDFSQRQSFGKLAKLRTEQKALPIFQYRDRIVELVRANPVVVVAGDTGCGKSTQVPQYLLSSGFSHIACTQPRRIACISLAKRVSFESLNQYGSKVGYQIRFEGTRTPSTKLLFLTEGLLLRQIQADGALEQYQVLIVDEVHERHLHCDFLLGVLRSLLATRPDLRLVLMSATINIKLFSSYFNNAPVLQVPGRLFPIQVIYQPIPQEEQPSRSEKLDPRPYLRVLQGIDQRYPPEERGDLLLFLSGVAEISTILEACQAYATHTKRWIVLPLHSTLSLVQQDKVFDISPPGVRKCIISTNVAETSVTIDGVRFVVDSGKVKEMSFDPKAKMQRLQEFWISRASSEQRKGRAGRTGPGVCYRLYSESDYEAFAPYPVPEIHRVALDSLVLQMKSMSLGDPRSFLFIDPPPAASIQTAVTYLREQGALDARGDLTSIGSLLAQLPVDVVIGKMLVLGSVFNLVEPVLTVAAALSVQSPFLLRSAQHNPDCATARQPLHSNQGDPFTLLNTFNAWVQVKGERGGASRKWCRRRGLEEQRLYEMVNLRRQFKELLRSHGLLEVLEERAPSGGERGQRRERLTERRKLHQLKREHDLAEGGRRKVLRLEEGLDGEGDSGSDTEQGATGRDGKDKEQTGGHNLDIQEVKFKLRHNVSELQEAASASQDLSSRQQALLKLLLCRGLYPQLALPDEHNANRKDSEQVFHTRNKQGVVIHPTSVFASDPEVLHVPEEGNREGPDKGESSKHQLLAFVTLLETNKPYVSNCVRVPALQALLLVANSLDSNADCTRLVVDGWLEVGLTGEGALKVLSTSLTLRADWERLLLAQLGQGTLGAGAGSRAKAGRGEGLGVPGLSRKDLEKLSEGLVRFLLYTEVSYSLRRLTGLQVQNLYVGPQAQSEFSEPHAPNPLFPGVEAQPDTIKGGLQVTKYFTYNCLTDSKDLYSECLRTFWSCPHCDLYSPVTPLERMSHEATCRPPGEQQDNQDQEGDDVKAASSSFSVSSLARVYHCDVCDKDLTLTSTEILKHKRQHMHSGR, from the exons AtgtcagagaggagaagagacagccGTAGCTGGGACTGGGACAACCCTCAGTGCCGAGCTCAGATGGACCAAATCTTCTTCCGCCGGCATGACTACATCCAGAACGGAACCACGGAACACAAAGAGTTCTGGAACTTCTTCGACCGCTTCCAGAGGTTCAAAACCAAGAAGGACATGTCAGGGGGCAGCAGGAAGGAAGacatggaggagggcagagacaGGAAGAAGACTGTAGATCTGGGTCTGCCTAAAGAATATGATGCCCGCTATCGGATCAACGTGTCAGTTTGTAccaaagacacagaggagaggctgGAGACGGGGAGGTCTgatcagagacacagacacagctccTCAGGCCCAGGGAGTCAGGAGATAGCTGACTGTCGCCTGGCTTTGCTGCACTTCCTGGACTTCAGCCAGAGGCAGAGCTTTGGGAAGCTGGCCAAGTTGAGGACGGAGCAGAAAGCCCTTCCTATCTTTCAGTACCGGGACCGGATCGTGGAGTTGGTGCGGGCTAACCCGGTAGTAGTGGTGGCGGGGGATACAGGCTGTGGAAAGTCCACCCAGGTCCCccagtacctcctctcctctgggtTCAGTCACATAGCTTGCACTCAGCCTCGGCGGATTGCCTGTATCTCCCTCGCCAAGAGGGTCAGCTTCGAGAGTCTCAACCAGTACGGCTCCAAG GTTGGCTATCAGATCCGTTTCGAGGGGACCCGTACCCCGTCCACCAAGCTGTTGTTCCTGACAGAGGGGTTACTACTGAGACAGATACAGGCTGACGGGGCCCTGGAGCAGTACCAG GTGTTGATTGTTGACGAGGTGCATGAGCGACACCTCCACTGTGACTTCCTCCTGGGGGTTCTGCGCTCCCTCCTGGCCACCCGCCCCGACCTCCGCTTGGTCCTCATGTCAGCCACCATCAACATAAAACTCTTCTCCAGCTACTTTAATAATGCACCTGTACTGCAGGTACCGGGCAGGCTCTTCCCTATACAG GTGATCTACCAGCCCATCCCACAAGAGGAGCAGCCGTCCCGCTCGGAGAAGCTGGACCCCCGCCCATACCTCCGTGTGCTGCAGGGCATCGACCAACGCTACCCGCCCGAGGAGAGAGGCGACCTGCTTCTGTTCCTCAGCGGCGTGGCAGAGATATCTACCATCTTAGAGGCATGCCAGGCCTACGCCACACACACCAAGCGCTGGATCGTTCTGCCCCTCCACAGCACCCTGTCCCTGGTACAGCAGGataag GTGTTTGACATCTCTCCTCCGGGAGTGAGGAAATGTATCATCTCTACCAACGTAGCAGAGACATCCGTCACCATCGACGGGGTGCGCTTCGTCGTCGACTCGG GCAAGGTGAAGGAGATGAGTTTTGACCCGAAGGCTAAGATGCAGCGCCTGCAGGAGTTCTGGATCAGTCGAGCCAGTTCTGAGCAGAGGAAAGGCCGGGCCGGGAGGACAGGACCTGGGGTGTGTTATCGGCTCTATTCTGAGTCCGACTACGAGGCCTTCGCACCTTACCCTGTCCCAGAGATACACAGGGTGGCCCTCGACTCACTTGTACTACAG ATGAAGAGTATGAGTCTGGGAGACCCACGATCCTTTTTGTTCATCGACCCTCCTCCCGCGGCCAGTATCCAGACTGCAGTAACCTACCTCAGGGAACAGGGGGCGCTAGACGCTAGAGGTGATCTCACCTCTATCGGAAGCTTGCTGGCACAACTTCCTGTTGACGTGGTCATAG GTAAGATGCTGGTGCTGGGGTCAGTGTTTAACTTGGTGGAGCCGGTCCTGACGGTGGCTGCTGCCCTCAGTGTTCAGTCCCCATTTCTTCTCCGCTCGGCCCAACACAACCCCGACTGTGCCACAGCACGCCAGCCCCTGCACTCCAACCAGGGAGACCCCTTCACCCTGCTCAACACCTTCAACGCCTGGGTGCAG gtgaagggggagagaggaggtgccAGCAGGAAGTGGTGCAGGAGGAGAGGGCTGGAGGAACAGCGGCTTTATGAGATGGTCAACCTACGAAGACAGTTCAAG GAGCTGTTGCGTAGTCATGGTCTGTTGGAGGTGCTGGAGGAAAGGGCTCCCTCTGGTGGAGAGCGAGGACAGCGCAGGGAGAGGTTGACCGAGAGGAGGAAGCTACATCAGCTGAAGAGAGAACATGACCTGGCAGAGGGCGGTAGGAGGAAGGTCCTGAGACTGGAGGAGGGACTGGATGGGGAGGGGGATTCGGGGTCGGACACAGAGCAGGGCGCCACGGGACGGGACGGGAAGGACAAGGAGCAGACCGGTGGACACAACCTGGACATACAG GAAGTGAAGTTCAAGCTTCGCCACAACGTGTCAGAGCTCCAGGAAGCGGCGTCGGCCAGCCAGGACCTGTCGTCAAGGCAACAAGCCCTCCTGAAGCTGCTGCTTTGTCGAGGCCTTTACCCCCAGCTGGCGTTGCCAGACGAACACAATGCCAACCGCAAGGactcagaacag GTGTTCCACACCCGTAATAAGCAAGGGGTAGTAATCCACCCCACCAGTGTGTTTGCCAGCGACCCAGAGGTGCTGCACGTCCCtgaggaggggaacagagaggggcCAGACAAAGGGGAGAGCAGCAAACACCAGCTCCTAGCGTTCGTTACTCTACTTGAGACCAACAAGCCTTATGTATCCAACTGTGTCAGAGTCCCAGCCTTACAG GCCCTGTTGCTGGTAGCTAACTCCTTGGACAGTAATGCTGACTGTACCAGGCTGGTGGTGGATGGCTGGTTGGAGGTAGGACTGACAGGAGAGGGGGCTCTGAAGGTTCTGTCCACCTCCCTCACTCTCAGGGCCGACTGGGAGCGCCTCCTGCTAGCCCAGCTGGGACAGGGCACTCTGGGGGCCGGAGCGGGGAGCAGGGCCAaggctgggaggggagaggggctgggggtacCTGGGCTCTCCCGTAAAGACCTGGAGAAACTCAGTGAAGGACTGGTCCGCTTCCTGCTATACACTGAG GTGAGCTACAGTCTACGTCGTTTGACAGGCCTGCAGGTACAGAACCTCTACGTAGGTCCCCAGGCCCAGTCCGAGTTCTCTGAGCCCCATGCCCCAAACCCCCTTTTCCCTGGGGTGGAGGCGCAACCTGACACCATCAAGGGAGGCCTCCAAGTCACCAAATACTTCACCTACAACTGCCTCACT GACTCTAAGGACCTCTACAGTGAGTGTCTGCGTACGTTCTGGTCCTGTCCCCACTGTGACCTGTACAGTCCTGTCACACCGCTGGAGAGGATGAGCCACGAGGCCACCTGCAGGCCACCTGGGGAACAGCAGGACAACCAGGACCAAG AGGGTGATGATGTGAAGgcagcctcctcttccttctctgtTTCCAGTCTGGCCAGAGTCTACCACTGTGATGTCTGTGACAAGGACCTGACGCTCACTTCTACAGAGATCCTCAAACACAAGAGACAGCACATGCACTCTGGACGTTGA